In Nicotiana tabacum cultivar K326 chromosome 2, ASM71507v2, whole genome shotgun sequence, the following proteins share a genomic window:
- the LOC142167448 gene encoding uncharacterized protein LOC142167448, producing the protein MNLGTTNPLTSNPRCAKLKITHLSFADDLLLFSRDDLKWKEIELYISLAFLLVSYLLGIWEFPYPLKRSPILNGNPLIENIVARITSWTAKKLSYAGRVQLVQSVLFGVQSYWSKLFQIPVKILKLIDAYCRIFVWSGTETITKKALVSWGKMCFPRTFGGLNLLNIRIWNRAALAKTHWDLSHKDDKLWIKWIHEFYLKGQPLSIARVPQQACWIMRKILEARQTLLQVQIRKGPGSLTNKFMSSCYLVTLKYPGNV; encoded by the exons ATGAACTTAGGGACGACAAATCCTTTAACTTCCAACCCCAGATGTGCCAAATTGAAGATCACCCATCTGAGCTTTGCAGATGACTTATTGTTATTTTCTAGAGATGACCTGAA GTGGAAAGAGATAGAATTGTACATAAGCTTGGCATTCCTGCTGGTGAGTTACCTATTAGGTATCTGGGAGTTCCCCTATCCACTAAAAAGATCTCCTATACTCAATGGAAACCCTCTAATAGAGAATATAGTGGCCAGAATTACCTCCTGGACAGCTAAGAAACTCTCTTATGCTGGAAGAGTTCAACTGGTGCAATCTGTTCTTTTTGGAGTCCAATCATATTGGTCTAAGCTATTTCAAATTCCAGTTAAGATCCTTAAACTGATTGATGCATATTGTAGAATTTTTGTGTGGTCGGGCACTGAAACTATTACAAAAAAGGCCCTTGTCTCTTGGGGAAAAATGTGTTTTCCCAGAACCTTTGGAGGATTAAACCTCCTTAACATAAGGATTTGGAATAGAGCTGCTCTAGCTAAGACACATTGGGACCTTTCTCATAAAGATGACAAATTATGGATCAAATGGATCCATGAGTTCTACCTCAAAGGCCAGCCTCTTAGCATAGCTAGAGTTCCCCAACAAGCTTGTTGGATCATGAGGAAAATCTTGGAAGCTCGACAGACTTTGTTGCAAGTGCAGATAAGAAAGGGGCCAGGCAGCCTGACAAACAAATTTATGAGCAGCTGCTACCTAGTTACCTTAAAGTACCCTGGAAATGTGTGA
- the LOC107820289 gene encoding uncharacterized protein LOC107820289, translating to MASSTAVKQKGKGISRPTKSVDTWKRKGLSICSDGWSDVKRRPLINIMGASSGGPIFLKSINLSGIIKDGEYIAKLFIKAIEDVDAKKVVQVITDNAEKSTHFKNCEWILKLIGQVSSLKNFAVNHDMALAIFQKYSELSLLKVAETRFASHIIMTSRIHRVKSSLEKMVMDDEWTNYKGYKVIEAKAREIKSLVMDDEWWDTIEYLLRCTEPIVSMLRSADLDCPKLHLIYDMWDTMIEKVKVIVFEHEGKDLITGQPNFFATIQGILVARWNKSNTPLHCMAHSLVPKYYYESWLKGESNGLRRLAPNEDIKISQNRLKCFQRYFKDPNDLKKASLEYGAFCCGNGYFGEPHVIDAMGYEEPLSWWANHGINAPLLQSLAYKLLSQPASSSCCERNWSTFSLIHSIKRNKLATSRAEDLVFIHYNLRLLSRRKEKYTSGPSKYWDLGVDYFNIDESINDLVELSIDEPQLEGVFFEEEVQDLQEVDIEEIEEDDL from the exons ATGGCTTCATCAACAGCTgtgaaacaaaaaggaaaaggcaTATCAAGACCAACAAAAAGTGTTGATACATGGAAAAGAAAAGGATTGTCGATTTGTTCGGATGGATGGTCAGATGTTAAAAGGCGGCCATTGATAAATATAATGGGAGCATCTAGTGGCGGaccaatatttttaaaatcaatcaATTTAAGTGGGATTATTAAGGATGGTGAATATATTGCTAAGTTATTTATTAAAGCCATAGAAGATGTCGATGCAAAGAAAGTTGTCCAAGTTATCACTGATAATGCAG AAAAATCAACTCACTTTAAAAATTGCGAATGGATATTAAAGTTGATTGGTCAAGTGAGTAGCTTAAAGAATTTTGCGGTGAATCACGACATGGCGCTTGCCATTTTCCAAAAGTATTCGGAGTTATCTTTGTTGAAAGTTGCGGAAACAAGATTTGCTTCCCATATTATTATGACTTCTCGTATTCATAGAGTTAAATCGTCATTGGAAAAAATGGTGATGGATGACGAATGGACGAATTATAAAGGATATAAAGTAATTGAAGCTAAAGCGCGCGAAATAAAATCTCTTGTAATGGATGATGAATGGTGGGATACTATTGAATACTTGTTGAGGTGTACGGAGCCAATTGTATCCATGCTTAGAAGTGCCGACCTTGATTGTCCAAAATTGCACCTTATTTATGACATGTGGGATACAATGAttgaaaaggtgaaggtgattgtaTTTGAGCATGAGGGGAAAGATCTTATTACCGGCCAACCGAATTTTTTTGCTACAATTCAAGGAATTCTTGTGGCAAGGTGGAATAAGAGTAATACTCCATTGCATTGCATGGCACATTCATTGGTTCCGAAATATTATTATGAGTCGTGGCTTAAAGGTGAAAGCAACGGGTTAAGAAGACTTGCTCCTAATGAAGATATAAAGATTTCACAAAATAGGCTCAAATGCTTTCAAAGATATTTCAAGGATCCAAATGATTTAAAGAAAGCTTCTTTGGAGTATGGGGCATTTTGTTGTGGGAATGGTTACTTTGGTGAGCCTCATGTGATTGATGCTATGGGGTATGAGGAACCTTTATCTTGGTGGGCTAACCATGGTATAAATGCTCCACTTTTACAAAGTCTGGCTTACAAATTGCTTTCCCAACCAGCTTCTTCATCTTGTTGCGAGAGAAATTGGAGTACTTTTTCATTGATTCATAGCATCAAGAGAAACAAGCTAGCTACTTCTAGAGCCGAAGATTTAGTTTTTATCCATTATAATCTTCGCTTGCTCTCTCGAAGAAAGGAAAAGTATACAAGTGGTCCAAGCAAATATTGGGATTTAG GTGTGGATTATTTTAATATTGATGAAAGTATCAATGATCTAGTTGAATTGTCAATAGACGAACCTCAACTAGAAGGAGTCTTCTTTGAAGAGGAAGTTCAAGATTTGCAAGAAGTTGACATTGAAGAGATTGAGGAAGATGACCTTTGA
- the LOC142172737 gene encoding GDSL esterase/lipase At5g45910-like, whose protein sequence is MASLTNHCFFIFLLVISSFFFAQAETSPFYSIYSFGDSDSASTSDHLAAVLGLPSLQHYTKEGVEFESGISFMTPGATVMSPFSFIKNGIPAPQQSHHSQISAFMKLFYKDCFSFHDCGRNKVLQKAIVFMDQPGFNDYKHSLLHTKSISEVSKLVPDVVETIKSSIEQLIKDAEAKHLVVSGIIPIGCLPGFRTMFSDNSRKIQCHKGLNLFATLHNDHLWQGLEELRLKYPEVEIIYADYFKAFMAVLCNHEFLGFKTKTLMKVCCGSTDSGPFNFDPHKQCGEEGVVACSDRASHIHWDGFRLTPEASKNMIDTLFSKNGFVFPEFKFSTNHHTAAAERHRSKVSGRFRDGLRHLLELHANNVVDY, encoded by the coding sequence ATGGCTTCCCTTACCAACCATTGTTTCTTCATCTTTCTATTAGTGATCTCCTCTTTCTTTTTCGCGCAGGCTGAAACTTCCCCGTTTTATTCCATTTACAGCTTCGGAGACAGTGATTCTGCTTCTACTTCTGATCATTTAGCCGCTGTGCTTGGTCTGCCTTCTCTACAACATTACACCAAAGAAGGCGTTGAGTTTGAGTCCGGTATTAGTTTCATGACGCCTGGAGCAACAGTTATGAGTCCCTTTTCCTTCATAAAGAATGGCATCCCAGCGCCTCAGCAGTCTCATCACTCGCAGATTTCCGCCTTTATGAAACTCTTCTATAAGGATTGCTTCTCTTTTCATGACTGCGGCAGGAACAAGGTTCTTCAGAAAGCTATCGTCTTTATGGATCAGCCTGGTTTTAATGATTACAAGCACTCTCTTTTGCATACAAAATCTATTTCCGAAGTGTCCAAACTTGTCCCTGATGTTGTGGAGACAATCAAAAGTTCTATCGAACAACTGATCAAAGATGCAGAGGCCAAACACTTAGTGGTTTCTGGAATTATTCCAATTGGTTGCCTTCCAGGTTTTCGAACGATGTTTTCCGATAATAGCAGGAAAATTCAATGTCACAAAGGACTAAATTTGTTCGCAACATTGCACAATGATCATCTATGGCAAGGGTTGGAGGAGCTACGATTGAAGTACCCTGAAGTTGAGATCATATATGCAGATTATTTCAAGGCGTTTATGGCAGTTCTATGCAATCATGAGTTCTTGGGATTCAAGACTAAGACATTGATGAAGGTTTGTTGTGGTAGTACTGACAGCGGTCCGTTTAATTTTGATCCGCATAAGCAGTGTGGAGAGGAAGGAGTTGTAGCATGTTCTGATAGGGCTTCGCATATACATTGGGATGGATTTCGACTGACACCGGAGGCTTCGAAGAATATGATTGATACTCTCTTCAGCAAAAACGGTTTTGTATTTCCAGAGTTTAAGTTCTCAACAAATCATCATACAGCTGCAGCAGAAAGGCACCGTTCCAAGGTTTCTGGACGATTTAGAGATGGTCTAAGGCATTTATTGGAGTTGCATGCTAATAACGTAGTGGACTACTGA
- the LOC142167450 gene encoding uncharacterized protein LOC142167450, with translation MYKNDARPKAKFIMWLQLQDKLLTTDRLAKWGIALDLECVMFHTQPESRNHLFMDCDFTRAVWNRILLWLQKQERPTIGWDQHVAWIIQNVKGRTQQAHIFKSVYAECVYAIWMERNQRIFEKKSRNWEIIAREIAYLSNVRASHGVQNLLHSMLF, from the coding sequence ATGTATAAGAATGATGCTAGACCCAAGGCCAAATTCATCATGTGGCTGCAGCTACAAGACAAGCTTCTCACTACTGATAGGCTAGCAAAATGGGGCATAGCTCTTGACTTAGAATGTGTCATGTTCCATACTCAACCTGAAAGTAGAAATCATTTGTTCATGGACTGTGATTTCACCAGAGCAGTGTGGAATAGGATTCTCCTATGGCTTCAGAAGCAGGAACGGCCAACCATTGGATGGGATCAACATGTAGCTTGGATAATCCAGAATGTAAAAGGGAGGACTCAACAAGCACACATCTTCAAAAGTGTCTATGCAGAATGTGTCTATGCCATTTGGATGGAGAGAAATCAGAGGATCTTCGAAAAGAAATCAAGGAACTGGGAGATTATAGCTAGAGAGATTGCCTACTTGTCCAATGTTAGAGCATCTCATGGTGTCCAAAACTTGTTACATAGCATGTTGTTCTAG